The Propionispora vibrioides genome includes the window GGTCTCCGGACGGGACTTGCTTGAAGTGGTGGAAGACAGATTTGGATATCGATCCACCGTCATCTCCGGGCAACTTCCGGTCCGAGAGTGGCATGGGCTGTTTGAAGACAGTACAATTGCCGATGCCGTGCTTGATCGGCTCGTTCACAACTCCTATCGTTTCGAACTTTCCGGGCCATCGAAGCGTAACCCGAATGAGCCCTAGAGACTAAAATGAGGATATTACGACTGTAACTACTGAATGATTTTTGTTAAACTGAAAATACTTCACGAGGTGGCCGAATCCGACCGGATTCGGTGCCCGAATGTGACCGGATTGCCGGCCGAATTGGCCGGATTAAGCAGTTATTAACGAGGCTATCAAAATATTCAAAGAAAGCTTGTACCTCCCCCGAAGAAGTCTGTTATGTCGAATTACAAAAAAACACCGCAATTATATATGATAACGGAAATGTAATACCAGTAAACAAAGGGATATTACTTATTACAACAACTACTAACATATGGGGTTATGGCTTTATCAATCATCAGGCTTTTCAGTTTATTCCCACGATTTTAACCCCAAATAGTGAACAGTTCAAGTTATTTATCCAAAATAATGAAAAAGGGGGGAAATTATTATGTACAGACTCAACCTTTGGATTCGAAATTTCAACAAAATACCCGTTAAATATCGGAGAATCCATCATGGCCTACTTTGAAGCAGATCCTATAAGTTTTTACTTAAGCTCCTATTTTCATCCAAGTAAGCAAAACATTCATTTCGCTGCCTTTAATAATGATCAACTAAAAAATTGTTTTTTTACAGCTGCACAGATGATTATTTCACATTATGTAAAACCTGTCGAATAAAAAAAACGTGGGAGGGGGGAATCTCCCCCCTTAATTATACAAAGGATAAATAGGAGGATTTAAATTGAGCTCTAAAAGTTTTCTTTCCAAACATTTGACCACCACAAGAGCCAAGTCTTTATTAGCTAGCAACATGACTGATCTACTATGCAAGACTTCACAAACTACAAATGATTATGTTACCGTTCCAACAGAGTCTCTCCCTAATAATGATATTCAGCCTTTTTCTACTCCAAAGCAAGAAGCTTCTACCGCAAACGAGGCTCCAAAGCTAAATCTCTCAACTTCCATATCAACCCCTACTTTTAAAAAATCGCCCTCTACTCCATATCAAATTGCCAAGTTACTTGTTAGTGAAGGTAACATTTTTGGTGTTTCTGATAATAATTTATATTATTACGATAGAAATTTTAATTACTATAAATTATTGCTTGGAGAAACAGCTGAAATTAATATCAGAAAAGCAATTCCTGAAAATCTTAGAACCGACGTAAACACTTACAAAATTATGGAAATCATCAAATGCCTCAAGTCTTATACTGGCGAGTTATCAACAGCCATACACCCCAACAGTCCTTCACTAGAAGGATATATCAACTTCAGAAACGGGATATTGGATCTTTCAAACAAATCACGGCTAGATTCTCACCCGAGATTTCATTTTACAAACTATATAGATTGCAACTATCCTTTTTATGAAGAAGTTCAAGGATACACATTCAATAGATTTTTATTCAACCTAAGCAACAACGACTCGGAAATCTTGCACCTGTTACAAGAAGTACTTGGTCTTATGATTTCCGAGATTAGAAGTCTTAAAAAATCTTTTTTCTTTTTCGGACCACCGCATACCGGAAAAAGTCTGCTATTAAATGTTATGAGAAAAATAGTCGGTGAAGAATTCTGCTCTAATCTTAGTATTCATGATCTAAATGACAGATTTAGACTAGGCGCTATTTACGGAAAAAAATTAAACATATGCGCAGAGATTAGCGAAGAAAGTCTGAAAAACTTGAGCCAAATAAAAATACTGACAGGAAACGATTCTTCTGTCGCCGAGCTCAAATATCAAAATGCCTTTTCTTTTCAAAATCGAGCTCTTTTAGTATTTGCTGGAAATAATTTACCAAACCTCAAAGCTCCTGATATAACAAACGCTTTTTTTGATCGAATTATAATTATTCCTTTCTTGAACAGTGTTCCTCAAAATCAGCAAGATTACCATTTAGAAACAAAATTGCTACTTGAAAAAGAATATATTGTAGAATTTGCCGTCAACGGACTTCAAAGATTAATCAAGAATAGAAATGCACTATCAGATTGTACTCTATCAACAAGGCTGAAAACTCTATACATCAAGGAACAAAATTCGTTTCACGCCTTCATTGCAGACTGCTGTGAAATTACGCCTAACAGTTTTACAATGACTAATGAAATAGAATGTGCCTATATTAATTATTGTCAATCTAATCGTTTGCAAAGTATTAGTTCTCAAGATTGGCACAAGCTGCTTAAAGGCCATTACAACTTAGACAGCCAAAGGAAACGTCTTTTAGATGAGAACAAACGCGGTTACATCGGAATTAGAATAAAAACTCCGGAATGATTTCCGCATCAATTAACTACTTGAATATACATTATATCCACGAGGAGGAATCCATACTATGGAAAAAGCAACATTAACGGTTAGTGAGACGGCACAATATCTTGGAATAGGGATTAACACCGCCTATAATTTGGTAAACAATAAGATCATTCCTTGTATAAAAATAGGTCGGCAATTTCGCATCCCTAAATCAGGCTTAGATGAATGGCTTATTTATAATTCACATCAGTTAAAATGATATCTTAAAGCTTTTTAGTGTGGAATCTTCTTAATATCGGGATATTGGGAGGATACAAATGAACGGATCAATAAAAGAGCGAATAATAAAAAAGGGCCAGGACAAGCATGGAAAAATTAGAACAAACCTAAAGGTCTATGATGTTTACTACCGTTACAACGATCCTATTACAGGCAAAAATAATCAAACTTCAAAAAAAGGATTCCGCACTAAAGCTGAGGCCGAAGCTTATCTACTTGATGTTAATACGAGACAGGCTACCAGCACTTTTATTCCGATTAAGAATCTAACCGTCAGGGAATATCTACAGGATTGGCTCAAAAACTACGCTGAAACTCATTTGCGGCAAAATACCGCAGCCGGTTATCGTAGCCTGGTGGAAAAGCATATTCTGCCTATAATCGGCAATATCGACTTACAGAAGCTAAACGCCAGCCATATAGATAATTTGTATGCCTTAAAGCTAACTAGTGGCAGACTTGACGGTAAAGGTGGCTTAGCGCCCAAATCAGTCATGTATATTCACAGGGTTTTACATGAGGCGCTTGAACACGCAGCCAAGAAACAAATAATCTTTAATAATCCTGTTAAACGAGTTACCAATACACCTAAACTTAGAAAATACAAAGGAGAAATTTACTCCCCGGAAGAAATTCGGTCCTTGCTTAAGGCAGCCAAAGACACAGATTGGGAAGTGCCTATTTCCTTGGCAGCAATATGTGGAATGAGACGAGGAGAAATCTTAGGACTTAGGAAAACAGAAATCAATCTAGACACAGGAACAATCAAAATTTCCAAACAGCTAATTGCCACCAACAACGGACCTATGTTCGAAAGCCCCAAAAGCGAAGACAGCAACAGAATTATTAATGCTCCCATAGAAGTACTGGATATGATTAATCTTCATATTACTAAGCAAGAAAAAAAGATGGCGCTATTGGACACAGAATATAAAAATTATAGCTTACTTGTATGTAAAGCAGACGGCAATCCGATTGACCCTCGTATCTTTAGTAAAAATTTTTCTAAATTCTTATCGTCCAACCAATTTAAGCATATTCGTTTCCATGACCTGCGGCATTCCTGTGCGACCTTAATGCTAAATTCGGGAGTCCCCTTAAAAGTAGCCTCACAAATCCTCGGGCATAGCACCATTGGAATTACTGCCGATCTCTATACTCACGTAATCGACAACATGAAGAAAGATGCCGCCATCAAAGTAGGTAGCGAAATCTTCGGAAACAACACAACAAACAGTGACAATTCTACACCTAAATGAAGTGTAAAAAGTCGCTTGTTACCACCATGTTACCACGATTGATATAAAAAACAGCAAAGGGTTACAGCGCAAAAGCTGTAACCCCTATTTTTACTAGGTTTATGGCGGAGAGGGTGGGATTCGAACCCACGGTCCCTTTGACAGGACACTTGATTTCGAGTCAAGCACCTTCGACCACTCGGACACCTCTCCAGTTATGCTGTTATTTCTTCCGGCGCTCCCGGAAGAAGTCTTTCATCAGCGCGGAACATTCCTGCGCCCGCACACCTGCCGTTACTTCCAGCCGGTGATTTAGCGCATCATGCTGTACGACATTAAAGATGGATTCAACGGCTCCGGCCTTATAATCCGAACTTCCGTATACCAGACGGTCAACACGGCTCATCACCAGAGCTCCGGCGCACATCGGACACGGTTCTATAGTAACATAAATTGTTGCTCCCGTCAAACGCCACCTGCCAAGCTTCTGACAGGCTTCCCGGATGGCGATAACTTCCGCATGGGCGGTGGCATCATTCCAGATTTCCCGCATATTGTGCGCCCTGGCAACCACCTCATCGCCAACCACCAGCACAGCGCCAATCGGAATCTCCCCCAGCGAGTACGCCTGGCGGGCCTCAAGCAAGGCCAGTCCCATATAGTAGTTATCATCCATCGTCCAATTCACCACGCTCGTTGGCTTAGGCTGTAAAGCAGCGTCGACTTAATGCCGGTCCTGTAATAGTATAGCGTATACTTCCGTCTGATTCAACTCTATTTTTCAGGAAATTATTACAAGTCGATTCAAACTTTGAATTTACTGATAATTTGATTCAACTCAACCGCCATTTTGGCCAAGTCCTCGGCGCTTGCCGAAACACCTTGCAGCTTGAAGTTTTGTTGGGTTGCGGCACCGGCTACCGTCTCGGTGCCGGCACTGGTTTCCTCGGCCACCGCACTGACACTCTGCACATTAGCGACAATGGATTGCATTCCATGCGCCGTTTCCTCAACAGCATTGGCAATCTGCGCTATGCCCGATTGGGCAGCCTCCAATTTGCTCACAATGGTCGTAAAGCCCTCTGCCGCATCGGCTGCAGCAACCTTGCCTGCCGCCACTTCCTCATTGGCCCGTTTTACCAGATTAACCGAATAGGAAACATCACCGGTCATTTTTTTAATGATTTCCCCAATATGCCGCGTTGCTTCTGCACTCTGTTCCGCCAGTTTCCTAACTTCTTCGGCCACTACCGCAAAGCCTTTGCCGGCCTCACCGGCGCGGGCGGCTTCAATCGCTGCGTTCAAAGCCAGCAAGTTAGTCTGTCCGGCAATACTGCCGATAACGGTGATAATCTCCTGTATCCGTGCCGAACCCTCTGTCAGAAAGCCGGATACCGTAGTGATTTCCTGCATAGCCTTCTCAATCGTCTCGTTTTGTGACACGACTTTGCCGATCAAATGCATACCTTCCTTGGCATCCTCTACCGCGTTGCCTGTAGTGCGGTTCACTTCTGCCGCGCTGGCACTCATTTCTTCAGCTCCGGCAGTTACTTCCTCAACGACTGCGGATATCTCGGTAATACTGCTTGTATTTTGGCCGGACCCGGTTGAAATCTCACTGATTGTACGGGATATGATTTCTGAGTTTTGCAGTTGCTCTTCTACCGCCGCCGTCAACTCCTCACTGGAAGCCGCCAGAACATCGGCATCTTGTCTGACCTTGCCGACGATCTCCCGCAAGGCGGTTTTCATGGTAATAACGGCATTGGCCATATCCCCGATCTCATCATTGCGTACAGCCTTCTGATCCTGCGTACTCAAGTCCAGCATGCTTACGGCTTTGACTTCATTCCCCAGATTGTGGAGTCTCCTGGCAAGGGACCGGCTATACCAGACGATCAGCGCTACCAGTAAAAGAATACCAAGTATACTGAACCCAATGACCAGCTTAAATACAACAGCCTGATGTTCATTCTGTTCCTGAACCCGCTCATGCAGCACGATGTCCTGCGCTTTGGACACCACTTCAAACTGGGAATCAATAACCGCTGTTTTTTGCTTGGCCGAATCCAGTAGCGCCGTAAAGGAAGGATCGTTGCGTTTTTTGGCGCTAATGACTGCGTTAATTTCTTCTACATAGGACGTAAGCATAGTCGCCAGCTTCTCACCCTCCCGTTTGGTGCCTGCCGCAGTAGCTGCCGCCGCAAACTCTTTTACCTGCTTTACACTCTTGCCAAACTCATCCATTGCGGTAACGGCCAGTGTCTCGTCGTTATAGCCCAGAAAGCCCCGCAAGCCACTCAGCCCGGCATGAAAATCCGACTTCGATTTTTGCAAGTTTATCGTCCGTTCCACTGTACCGGACAGCATGTCTTTGTAGTTGTCCGTAGCGGCTTCAAACTGATACATAATACCGCTTACCAGTGCGACTAGCAGTGCAATGGCCAGACTAAATATTCCGATTAACTGCATTCTTATTGTGATCCGTTTCATCTTTTCCATCCTCCGTCTCTATAGTATTAGTCCTAACAGTTCCAACATTGTTAAGTTATATAAAAGTTTATTATGTATCATAGAAAATCAATTGACCGCAGCGCCCACTTGCGTACGGCACTCTTTGTTATTCGCTGATGCGCCAGATGCGAAAGATTCCAGCCGGTTCCTGCACTGGCTCGGTTCCTTGCAAATCTTCTACTTTAATAACCTCATCCACCAGTAGTGCCACTTGCAATCCGTGAGAGTTCAGCAACAAAGCCTGTTGGCCAGCAGAGTCAGTAAGTTCCGTCTGTATTTTTATCACCGGGATGCAATTTGACCGTAAAGCCTGGACATCCTGTACCTGGCTTGTCATTCCACCAACGGCGGCACTAATTGTTCCATATTGCTGATTGCCTAAACGAAATACTACAATCCGGTTGTTGCTCATGCCAGGTTTCCTCCTTTACTAGAAATTGCCTTGTTCCAAAGCAAGGACTTGTCTTGCTCTTATATTACTCCGATAAGCTGTTCGCATCATGTAGCATAAGATATAAATAATAATTATTATTTATTAACTATAAAACTCTATAAATAACAAGCATTGCCGACAATTTTCGTCAAATATAGCAAACCTATAAAAAGGTAGAGGAAAAATTGCTTTTTTGTCAAATAGTAGGGTTAGAGTAAAATAGTGAGCAATACCGGAAAAGGTCATGGAGTGAGGAATAACAATGAATCAGACAACTAATGGACGAATCTTGATTGTCGATGATGATGAAGCCTATCTGGCATCATTACGGCGGATTATGCGCGGTCATTTCGATGTAGTAACCACCAAAGATCCTGTTCAGGCTTTAAAGATCTTTGAGTTCCAAGGCCCCTTTGCCGTCGTTATTTCTGATTACCGCATGCCTTTTATGAACGGCATTGAGCTTTTTTCCCGCATTCAGAACCTGGACAAGCAGGTTCAGCGAATTATGCTGACCGGACACGCCGAGCTGCAAATGGCTATTGACGCGATAAATCACGGCAAGATCAACGCCTTTTTAACCAAGCCGATCCCAGCTACGTCCATCCGCTCCATTGTCATTGATTCCATTCAAGCCTATAATCAAAACCAAGGCAGTCATTCCCGGCAGGCAAGCAACGGCGAAAGTCCGGCTGCCTATCGCTTGCCCAAAAGCACTATAAACCCTCAAGTAGTATGGGAAAAAACGAGAAAAAACGGGAAAACCCGAAAGCCTAGTGAGAATAAGGGCTGGCGGGTCTTTTTTTATTTGTGGGCTTACGCATCTAGTTTGGGAAAAAATAAAGGGTCGTAGACATTTATAGACAATTTGTCCACGATTAAAGGACACGATACCGATACCCTTTAAATCCTCTTTAATACTGGTTTAACGGCTATTTTAAGGGTTAAATTGGGGGCCATTTTTCGGCTTTTGCGGTGCGGAGGTGGCGACACAGTGGCGACAGCAATAAAAAAGGCCACTAATGCTTATATCGTAAGGGTCTAAAGCACTTTTGACCTTATAATTAGTGACGACAATTTGGAAGGAAATATATAAGTAATCAGTTAAATATTTATACGTAAGACCAAATAAATATACAAAATAAATGTAATTGTGGATATTCTAGTCTTTAAGCCCCGGCGCAGTCCAAATATAGTCAAGATTTTGATCGAAGTTAGTTTTATTGATATTAGCCCAGTTGATACCGGCAGCTGTGCTGCCTTTAAGCTGACATTTCATTACTAGACTTTCGTGTAACCCGTTAGAATTTTTCATATCAGTATAAATAAAGGCAGTAATTTCATGAATAGCAATACCGGCAGCAAATAGTTCTTCGAATAAATCCGCTGTTTGAATAAGCATAGATTTTTTCGCCATTGTGCTATTATATCCATCAGAACCATTATAGTAAACTAAAACGATCTTTTTATTCGAATCATCGACAAAGTCTTTAACTTCTATCTTTTTGAAATTTTTACCGAGACTTTTACTTGCTATTGATGTAAGAATTGATTCCCGGGACTTGGTTTCAGGTGCTATGTCCTGCTTTTCTTGCCCGTTTACTTGGGGCTGTTCAGCCTTTTTTTGTGTTTCTTGTTCTATTTTTCGTTGTTCCCGTTGAGCAACAATAGCATTCTTTTCTTCGGGTGTCAACAGATAATTATATAATGCAACTGATCCTATAAAGAGAAATACATTCATTAGAACGGATATTATCCATATTCTTTTTGGTTTTTTCTTATAAAGTGCCCAAAAAATACCTATGATTGAGATGAATCCAAACAGTCCAAAGAAAAACATTGCTATTCCAAAAGCTAAATTCATAGGATTACCCCCTCGTTATTTCACAATCTGTAATCCCAGGCGGGCGGCAAACTCTCGCCAGTTTTTGCTGCCATCCAGCGGGTCATGCATGAATTTTTTTTTCTTCTACCGCAGCGCAATGTTCTTTAAAGGCGGTTTCAAATTGGACGATCGCCCAGCTGCGCATGTGTGGGTTGTCGCTCTCCATAATTGATTTTAGAACATCTATCATTCGCTTTAAGTCGGGGTCAAAAAAGGTCTCGACTTTTTGCGCTGCAGCGTCTATAACCACTGTTCCTTTTAAAAGCCATTCCAAAGAAACATTATAGATAGCAGATACTTTAAATAAATATTCCAGGCTTTGTTTTTTGCCATGTTCACAGTCTTTTACGTAACTATAACTATAGCCGATTGACTCGCCAAATGCTTTCTGCGATAGTGTGCCACGGACTTCTTTCAGGCGGACACCTATTGCCTTGTAATCTGGTTCATCTTGTGTAAGATGATCCATGGCTACACTCCTTTCAAGTGTGTATTAACGCTATTCTTGTTGACAATAGCGTGTATAACCACTATAATAAATTTGTAAACATGAATTTGTAAATCTATTATTCCCAAAAAATACCACGTTTAACGGACGCGGTGAAGGGAGGTGAAACAATGTTACAACTGCCCAACGGAGATTTACCGATCATTTGCCCAAAAGCCATGAGGCAATTTGCAACTGAAAAAAGGAACGAATGGGAACTGATTAGACTTTCTCGGAGTATCGCAAGAATTGATAATATAGGGACAGCATCCCCAATAATCCCTGCCCATAAGTTGTTGCATTAAACTCTGGATTCTGTTCAAATCGCTCAAACAGTCCTAACACAGTAACATAGCGCTCATACAGCAAGGCTTGTACAATTTCCGGGGTATTCTGAATGATTGTATGGGTCATTTGATGACAAAGAGCTTCGCTGGTTATTCGGAATAATTTCAACACCAAGTCGTCAACTTCTTTTTCATACAGACGCGCTAAATTCATCATTTCTGAATAGGAAAGCCCTTTTAACCACTTCGTATGAGCCTCTTCAAGAACTGGCAGTCCAATCAAAAATTTAAGCTTCTTAAAGTTTTCTGATGGTTGCTGAACCACAATAATCACCCTTTACAAAAGAATGCTGGAACACGGCAAAAACACTTGAGAATAAAGGCCGGGTCGTTCCGCAAATGCCGTAAGACAGTAATTAAACACTAATTTAAGGGAGGTAAACCAGTATGAAACCTAATGAAATCCGAGCTGAACTGCTTTTAAAAGGCATCCGTCCCACAATGATTGCGGATAAGCTAAAAGTTAGCCGTGCCGCAGTTAGCAGTGTAATTAGCGGAAAACTCAAAAGCATGCGGATACAAGAAGAAATTGCCCAGCAGATCGACCGTAAAGTCGAAGAAATCTGGCCACAATGGGCGGCATGAAAGGATATAAAAAAAGATGGGATGGAAGCGCCAAAGCGCCAAGGGCAATCCGAAGTTTACTAGGCCAAGGAAGCCCGACAACCACCCCATTCTATTTTTAATTCTCCGCTTAACAAATTAATCCTGCAAACCAATTCCGAAAAGGAATTTACAGTACCAGTATAAGCCATCATGGGAGGTTGTACAATGGCGAGACGGAGACAAAAAACAGACCGGAATCTGGAAAACCAAATCAATCTGTTTGACATGATCGAAGAAATTAACCCTAAAAAATTTGACGCCCCAGACTTTCAAATAGAAACTAAACCGCTGGGGCTGCGTATAAAAGAAGCCATATCCGAGGCCATCAAAAACAGCGGCCTCAAGCGTTATGCTATTGCCGGACAAATGTCCGAGTATTTGGGCCTTGAAATCAGCGAAAGTATGCTGAACAGTTGGACTGCGGAATCCAAAGAAGGCCACCGCATGCCAGCAGAATATTATCCTATATTCTGCAAATTGACCCAAGACTACACCATCCTGGACATTTTAATGTCTGCCGCTGGGGGCCGTATGGTGAAATCGGAAGAAATCTATCTTCTGGAAATGGGCCGCCTACAGCAAGCGGAAAAAACCATCCGTCAAAAGCAAAGTCAATTGCAGCGGGAATGGAACCGCGTGCGGGGGGTGAGATAATGCAACTGTTATGCGTTGGCGTCCGAAAAGCTGGTGTGACAGCCATCGCCTATATCAAAAATGGCCATATTGTCATTCGAATGCTTCCCCCTTCAAAACTGCCGCTGACCGAAAGGGTGAAGTCGTATGGTTGAAACCTTTCTCAGCGTAGCGGAAACGGCAGCCCTGCTTGAAACTAGCGAAAGAACAATCCAAAGAAATGCGATGGCTGGCAAATATGGTGAATTTCGCTATGTGGAATCGACTAGTGGCGGCGGACGCGGCGGCAAGATGCTTCAAATCAGGCTGGACGCACTACCGGAAAGCTATCAGACCAAGTACATCGAAGAACAGGGCCTGGGCACCAACGTAAAAAAGGTCAAAACGGTCAGCGCCTATGACCAGGCACCGGCGTGGGCAAGGGAAAAAGCGCACCGGAACCACGCGATTTTGGAC containing:
- the tadA gene encoding tRNA adenosine(34) deaminase TadA, with amino-acid sequence MDDNYYMGLALLEARQAYSLGEIPIGAVLVVGDEVVARAHNMREIWNDATAHAEVIAIREACQKLGRWRLTGATIYVTIEPCPMCAGALVMSRVDRLVYGSSDYKAGAVESIFNVVQHDALNHRLEVTAGVRAQECSALMKDFFRERRKK
- a CDS encoding site-specific integrase, which translates into the protein MNGSIKERIIKKGQDKHGKIRTNLKVYDVYYRYNDPITGKNNQTSKKGFRTKAEAEAYLLDVNTRQATSTFIPIKNLTVREYLQDWLKNYAETHLRQNTAAGYRSLVEKHILPIIGNIDLQKLNASHIDNLYALKLTSGRLDGKGGLAPKSVMYIHRVLHEALEHAAKKQIIFNNPVKRVTNTPKLRKYKGEIYSPEEIRSLLKAAKDTDWEVPISLAAICGMRRGEILGLRKTEINLDTGTIKISKQLIATNNGPMFESPKSEDSNRIINAPIEVLDMINLHITKQEKKMALLDTEYKNYSLLVCKADGNPIDPRIFSKNFSKFLSSNQFKHIRFHDLRHSCATLMLNSGVPLKVASQILGHSTIGITADLYTHVIDNMKKDAAIKVGSEIFGNNTTNSDNSTPK
- a CDS encoding helix-turn-helix domain-containing protein yields the protein MDHLTQDEPDYKAIGVRLKEVRGTLSQKAFGESIGYSYSYVKDCEHGKKQSLEYLFKVSAIYNVSLEWLLKGTVVIDAAAQKVETFFDPDLKRMIDVLKSIMESDNPHMRSWAIVQFETAFKEHCAAVEEKKIHA
- a CDS encoding helix-turn-helix domain-containing protein, yielding MEKATLTVSETAQYLGIGINTAYNLVNNKIIPCIKIGRQFRIPKSGLDEWLIYNSHQLK
- a CDS encoding response regulator, whose translation is MNQTTNGRILIVDDDEAYLASLRRIMRGHFDVVTTKDPVQALKIFEFQGPFAVVISDYRMPFMNGIELFSRIQNLDKQVQRIMLTGHAELQMAIDAINHGKINAFLTKPIPATSIRSIVIDSIQAYNQNQGSHSRQASNGESPAAYRLPKSTINPQVVWEKTRKNGKTRKPSENKGWRVFFYLWAYASSLGKNKGS
- a CDS encoding DNA primase family protein → MSSKSFLSKHLTTTRAKSLLASNMTDLLCKTSQTTNDYVTVPTESLPNNDIQPFSTPKQEASTANEAPKLNLSTSISTPTFKKSPSTPYQIAKLLVSEGNIFGVSDNNLYYYDRNFNYYKLLLGETAEINIRKAIPENLRTDVNTYKIMEIIKCLKSYTGELSTAIHPNSPSLEGYINFRNGILDLSNKSRLDSHPRFHFTNYIDCNYPFYEEVQGYTFNRFLFNLSNNDSEILHLLQEVLGLMISEIRSLKKSFFFFGPPHTGKSLLLNVMRKIVGEEFCSNLSIHDLNDRFRLGAIYGKKLNICAEISEESLKNLSQIKILTGNDSSVAELKYQNAFSFQNRALLVFAGNNLPNLKAPDITNAFFDRIIIIPFLNSVPQNQQDYHLETKLLLEKEYIVEFAVNGLQRLIKNRNALSDCTLSTRLKTLYIKEQNSFHAFIADCCEITPNSFTMTNEIECAYINYCQSNRLQSISSQDWHKLLKGHYNLDSQRKRLLDENKRGYIGIRIKTPE
- a CDS encoding ATP-binding protein, translated to VSGRDLLEVVEDRFGYRSTVISGQLPVREWHGLFEDSTIADAVLDRLVHNSYRFELSGPSKRNPNEP
- a CDS encoding methyl-accepting chemotaxis protein, which encodes MKRITIRMQLIGIFSLAIALLVALVSGIMYQFEAATDNYKDMLSGTVERTINLQKSKSDFHAGLSGLRGFLGYNDETLAVTAMDEFGKSVKQVKEFAAAATAAGTKREGEKLATMLTSYVEEINAVISAKKRNDPSFTALLDSAKQKTAVIDSQFEVVSKAQDIVLHERVQEQNEHQAVVFKLVIGFSILGILLLVALIVWYSRSLARRLHNLGNEVKAVSMLDLSTQDQKAVRNDEIGDMANAVITMKTALREIVGKVRQDADVLAASSEELTAAVEEQLQNSEIISRTISEISTGSGQNTSSITEISAVVEEVTAGAEEMSASAAEVNRTTGNAVEDAKEGMHLIGKVVSQNETIEKAMQEITTVSGFLTEGSARIQEIITVIGSIAGQTNLLALNAAIEAARAGEAGKGFAVVAEEVRKLAEQSAEATRHIGEIIKKMTGDVSYSVNLVKRANEEVAAGKVAAADAAEGFTTIVSKLEAAQSGIAQIANAVEETAHGMQSIVANVQSVSAVAEETSAGTETVAGAATQQNFKLQGVSASAEDLAKMAVELNQIISKFKV